In Leptolyngbya sp. SIO1E4, one DNA window encodes the following:
- a CDS encoding HAMP domain-containing histidine kinase, with the protein MKRFNPQQWKIWFSRWRSPTGAPGVMSSYRRWQHQFFHQRLRLLICLCLVVLASFVLYEVCIAFTSSSEGLATERLVADGLIGGGFVLGLGLQATPWGRRHPGVIFCGISGTLTLTLLGQGIVEHELNEGDVGIWTMMFLAQSTLVPVRWKVHLRSQLTLLIPLTLLIMAIAIAEDFFAVLIGSIPLYIYLLWVCFIANLSVYLYERLRYAEFEARQATQTFLHAVSHDLRNPVTGTQLLLKSFLNQPSDTITIPRKVLQQMLQGGERQLTLINSLLEAHHNDLKGLALQRHEVPLHTLVESVCQEVAPLLTDAQASTYNQIDPNLPSVYGDSTQLWRVFHNLIINALHHNPPGIAVWVKAALVTSTSHPHIHCTVRDNGVGMTPAQRAQIFSLYVQGGHLRRHLSIGLGLYIAQQIIDAHGGRLGVDSEIDQGSTFWFTLPLYP; encoded by the coding sequence ATGAAGCGCTTCAACCCCCAACAATGGAAAATTTGGTTTAGCCGCTGGCGTTCCCCAACCGGGGCACCCGGAGTCATGAGCAGCTATCGACGGTGGCAGCATCAGTTTTTTCATCAACGGCTGAGGTTATTGATCTGTCTATGTTTGGTGGTGCTGGCGAGCTTTGTACTGTATGAGGTGTGTATCGCATTCACCAGCTCTAGCGAAGGACTCGCAACTGAGAGGTTGGTCGCAGATGGCTTGATTGGCGGCGGGTTTGTGCTGGGATTGGGGCTGCAAGCAACCCCCTGGGGCAGGCGTCATCCAGGGGTCATTTTCTGCGGCATTTCAGGCACGCTGACGTTGACGCTGTTAGGACAAGGGATTGTAGAGCATGAGTTGAATGAAGGGGACGTGGGCATATGGACCATGATGTTTTTAGCGCAGTCTACCCTGGTGCCTGTGCGGTGGAAGGTGCATCTTCGATCGCAACTGACCCTGCTCATTCCCTTAACGCTGCTGATTATGGCGATTGCGATCGCAGAAGATTTCTTCGCCGTGCTCATCGGCTCTATCCCGCTTTACATTTATCTGCTGTGGGTTTGTTTTATCGCTAATCTGTCTGTCTATCTATATGAACGCCTGCGCTACGCCGAATTTGAAGCTCGCCAAGCTACCCAAACCTTTTTGCATGCGGTATCTCACGATCTTCGCAATCCGGTAACGGGTACTCAGCTACTGCTCAAAAGCTTTCTTAACCAGCCCAGCGACACTATCACCATCCCGCGCAAGGTCTTACAACAAATGCTGCAAGGGGGAGAACGCCAGCTAACCCTGATCAACAGCTTGCTAGAAGCCCATCACAACGATCTCAAAGGTCTAGCACTGCAGCGCCATGAGGTACCCCTGCACACGTTGGTTGAGTCTGTTTGCCAGGAGGTGGCCCCACTCCTCACCGATGCTCAAGCGTCAACTTACAATCAGATTGATCCGAATCTGCCTTCGGTTTATGGGGATAGCACTCAGCTCTGGCGTGTGTTTCATAATCTCATCATCAACGCTCTGCACCACAACCCCCCCGGTATTGCTGTTTGGGTCAAGGCCGCCTTGGTCACCTCAACCTCTCATCCCCATATCCATTGCACCGTCCGCGATAACGGGGTTGGCATGACCCCAGCCCAACGCGCTCAGATCTTTAGTCTCTATGTCCAGGGTGGCCATCTCCGCCGTCACCTGAGCATAGGCTTGGGGCTCTATATTGCGCAACAAATTATTGATGCCCATGGAGGAAGGCTAGGCGTTGACTCTGAGATCGATCAGGGCAGTACCTTTTGGTTTACCCTGCCGCTCTACCCGTAA